Proteins found in one Seonamhaeicola sp. S2-3 genomic segment:
- a CDS encoding DUF2911 domain-containing protein, whose translation MKKLLLLLITCVTVYSVQAQVKAPQPSPTAKLEQKVGLTDITIEYSRPGVKGRKVFGGLVPYGELWRTGANKNTIITFSTNATIDGQTLKAGSYAIFTKPGEESWEVYFYKDTNNWGVPKEWDETKVALKTTAKSYPVPFNVETFAMDINNITNNGGHLEFIWEKTYVAVPFTVPTDEGVLASINEVMGGPSVNDYYAAATYYLESNKNIEKAMEWIDKAVEMTKDQPRFWILRKQALIHAKAGDKKGAIAAAKASLKLAEKEGNKGYIKMNQDSLKEWGAL comes from the coding sequence ATGAAAAAATTACTATTACTTTTAATCACATGTGTTACCGTGTATTCGGTTCAGGCTCAAGTAAAAGCACCACAACCTAGTCCTACGGCTAAATTAGAGCAAAAGGTAGGTTTAACAGATATTACTATTGAATATTCTAGACCAGGAGTAAAAGGAAGAAAAGTATTTGGCGGTTTAGTACCTTACGGAGAACTGTGGCGTACAGGTGCAAATAAAAATACAATAATTACCTTTAGTACTAATGCTACCATAGATGGGCAAACATTAAAAGCGGGTAGTTACGCTATATTTACCAAACCAGGAGAAGAGTCTTGGGAGGTTTATTTTTATAAAGACACCAACAACTGGGGGGTACCAAAAGAATGGGATGAAACTAAAGTAGCCTTAAAAACCACTGCAAAATCGTATCCAGTTCCTTTTAATGTAGAAACCTTTGCTATGGATATTAATAATATTACCAATAACGGCGGGCACCTTGAATTCATTTGGGAAAAAACCTATGTAGCAGTACCATTTACCGTTCCTACAGATGAGGGCGTTTTGGCAAGTATAAATGAGGTAATGGGCGGACCAAGTGTTAACGATTATTATGCAGCAGCAACTTATTATCTAGAATCTAACAAAAACATTGAAAAAGCAATGGAATGGATTGATAAAGCTGTAGAAATGACTAAAGACCAACCTCGTTTTTGGATTTTAAGAAAACAAGCCTTAATTCATGCCAAGGCAGGAGATAAAAAAGGAGCCATTGCCGCAGCAAAAGCATCTTTAAAGTTAGCAGAAAAAGAAGGTAATAAAGGTTATATAAAAATGAATCAAGACTCTCTAAAAGAATGGGGAGCGCTGTAG
- a CDS encoding TspO/MBR family protein — protein sequence MNNLTKYIIVFLIINFLALALGNWLMAGGPQKDWYLSLNKAPWTPPGWVFGAAWFTIMVCFSIFMAYLYKLHPKPEVIILFIVQFLLNVSWNYVFFNRHLIGIGFIVILMLTAVVSIFMVLYQKTLGTTTLLIIPYFIWLLIASSLNGYIFFKN from the coding sequence ATGAACAACTTGACTAAATACATCATTGTTTTTTTAATTATAAATTTTTTAGCCCTTGCCTTAGGTAATTGGCTCATGGCAGGTGGCCCTCAAAAAGACTGGTATTTATCATTAAACAAAGCACCGTGGACGCCACCTGGGTGGGTATTTGGAGCTGCTTGGTTTACTATTATGGTGTGCTTTTCAATTTTCATGGCCTATCTATACAAGTTACACCCCAAACCCGAAGTTATTATACTGTTTATTGTTCAGTTTTTATTAAATGTAAGTTGGAATTACGTGTTTTTTAATAGGCATTTAATAGGGATTGGATTTATTGTAATCCTCATGCTTACCGCTGTTGTAAGTATATTTATGGTATTATACCAGAAAACTTTAGGCACCACCACCCTACTCATTATACCTTATTTTATTTGGCTATTAATAGCTTCATCTCTTAATGGCTATATTTTCTTTAAAAATTAA
- a CDS encoding Lacal_2735 family protein, which yields MFSFFKRKSKKEKLEIKFKKLMQEWHQLSSVNRAASDETYAKAQLVAAQIKSLKHEQLD from the coding sequence ATGTTCTCATTTTTTAAAAGAAAATCTAAAAAAGAAAAATTAGAAATTAAATTCAAAAAGCTTATGCAAGAATGGCATCAACTATCATCTGTTAATAGAGCTGCTAGTGATGAAACGTATGCAAAAGCCCAATTAGTTGCAGCTCAAATAAAATCTCTTAAACATGAACAACTTGACTAA
- a CDS encoding AarF/ABC1/UbiB kinase family protein, whose product MKTIDNIPTSKIQRATKLVSTGAKVGVNYLKYYGDKIVNTEEEAKKRLNKKNASDIYNGLKQLKGSALKVAQMLSMEKSILPQAYVEKFSLAQFSVPPLSPPLVIKTFKKYFGKHPNELFDTFNATSVNAASIGQVHIATKNGKKLAVKIQYPGVAKSIASDLAMVKPVAMSMFNIKGKDSDKYFKEVEHKLIEETNYILELQQSKEIASACTHINNLRFPEYYQALSSERIITMDYMDGEHLSEFTLHNTNQDTANKLGQALWDFYMYQIHNLKKVHADPHPGNFLISKKGELIALDFGCMKSIPVEFYIPYFELAKQKNIANPDFFIAKLHELEILKASDSKEEKEFFTNMFHEMLSLFTQPFHQENFDFSNADFFGKIAQLGERYSKNTDLKKMNGNRGSKHFIYINRTFFGLYNLMFDLKAQNIKINNYLKL is encoded by the coding sequence ATGAAAACCATTGATAATATACCCACATCTAAAATTCAACGAGCAACCAAATTGGTTTCTACCGGTGCAAAAGTTGGTGTAAACTATTTAAAATATTATGGCGATAAAATTGTAAATACCGAAGAAGAAGCAAAAAAGCGTTTAAATAAAAAAAATGCGTCAGACATTTACAACGGGTTAAAACAATTAAAAGGCAGTGCTCTTAAAGTGGCTCAAATGCTTAGCATGGAAAAAAGTATTTTACCTCAGGCTTATGTTGAGAAATTCTCTCTAGCCCAGTTTTCTGTACCACCCTTATCGCCTCCTCTAGTTATAAAAACATTTAAAAAATATTTTGGTAAACACCCCAATGAATTATTTGATACTTTCAATGCAACTTCTGTGAATGCTGCAAGCATCGGTCAGGTGCACATAGCAACTAAGAATGGGAAAAAACTTGCTGTGAAAATCCAATATCCAGGAGTTGCAAAAAGTATTGCATCAGATTTAGCCATGGTTAAACCTGTTGCCATGAGTATGTTTAATATTAAAGGAAAAGATTCTGATAAATACTTCAAAGAAGTAGAGCATAAACTTATTGAGGAAACCAACTATATTTTAGAGCTGCAACAAAGCAAAGAAATTGCCTCCGCTTGTACCCACATTAACAATTTAAGATTTCCTGAATATTACCAAGCATTATCTTCTGAACGTATTATTACCATGGATTATATGGATGGCGAACACCTTTCAGAATTTACATTGCACAATACCAATCAAGATACTGCAAATAAATTAGGACAAGCCCTTTGGGATTTTTACATGTACCAAATTCATAATTTAAAAAAGGTACATGCAGATCCACATCCTGGGAATTTTCTAATTTCTAAAAAAGGTGAATTAATAGCTTTAGATTTTGGGTGCATGAAATCTATTCCGGTTGAATTTTACATCCCTTATTTTGAATTAGCAAAACAAAAAAACATTGCTAATCCCGATTTTTTTATAGCTAAACTTCATGAGCTAGAAATTTTAAAAGCTAGTGATTCTAAAGAAGAAAAAGAATTTTTTACTAATATGTTTCACGAGATGCTAAGTTTGTTTACCCAACCTTTTCATCAAGAAAATTTCGACTTTTCTAATGCAGATTTCTTTGGGAAAATCGCACAATTAGGAGAACGCTATTCTAAAAATACCGATTTAAAAAAGATGAATGGTAACCGTGGTTCTAAACATTTCATTTATATAAATAGAACATTTTTTGGTTTGTATAATTTAATGTTCGATTTAAAAGCGCAAAACATCAAAATAAACAACTACTTAAAATTATAA
- a CDS encoding SDR family oxidoreductase, which yields MTILVTGATGYIGKRLIPLLLNQGHKVVCVVRDKLRADKSYIEDQNVLVIEADFLNLKTLKNIPQNIDVAYYLIHSMSNSSKDFGALEAQCAVNFKNYIETTQTKQVIYLSGITNEDYLSKHLQSRKNVEDILKSKNYALTIFKAGIIVGSGSSSFEIIRDLVEKLPIMVAPKWLDTKTQPLAVRDVLTFLFRAAGNENVFNQTYDVVGPEIITYKEMLLQFAEVRGLKRYILTVPVMTPKLSSYWLYFVTSTSYKLATTLVASMGVQIIGKPSNINTILDVNPITYKAAVKLAFEKIEQNSIVSSWKDSMVSSGKLRNRLHQYVNVPKFGCFTDYKERPIMNAEKTINKIWSIGGKNGWYYGNFLWRTRGYIDKLFGGIGLRRGRTNPNQLDAGDALDFWRVIFANKKQQKLLLYAEMRLPGEAWLEFKIEENKLKQTATFRPRGLWGRLYWYSVWPFHGLIFSGMINKLAYVEN from the coding sequence ATGACTATTCTAGTAACAGGAGCTACCGGCTACATAGGCAAACGCTTAATACCTTTGTTATTAAACCAAGGGCATAAGGTGGTTTGTGTGGTTCGCGATAAATTACGTGCCGATAAAAGTTACATAGAAGACCAAAATGTTTTAGTTATTGAAGCTGATTTTTTAAACCTTAAAACACTAAAAAACATTCCCCAGAATATAGATGTTGCTTATTATTTAATTCATTCTATGTCAAACTCTTCCAAAGATTTTGGGGCTTTAGAAGCACAATGTGCTGTTAACTTTAAAAATTACATAGAAACCACACAAACAAAACAAGTTATATACCTAAGTGGTATAACCAATGAAGATTATCTTTCTAAGCATTTACAATCTAGAAAAAATGTAGAAGATATATTAAAATCTAAAAACTATGCTTTAACCATTTTTAAAGCAGGCATCATAGTGGGTTCAGGGAGTTCTTCTTTTGAAATTATTAGGGATTTAGTTGAAAAACTCCCCATTATGGTAGCTCCAAAATGGTTAGATACCAAAACACAGCCCTTAGCTGTTAGAGATGTTTTAACCTTTTTATTTAGAGCCGCAGGAAATGAAAACGTATTTAACCAAACGTATGATGTTGTTGGCCCAGAAATAATTACATATAAAGAAATGTTACTGCAATTTGCCGAAGTACGAGGTTTAAAACGATATATTTTAACCGTACCAGTAATGACGCCTAAATTATCTTCTTACTGGCTTTATTTTGTAACCTCAACGTCTTACAAGCTAGCCACTACTTTGGTAGCTAGTATGGGCGTACAAATTATAGGTAAACCAAGCAACATTAATACCATTTTAGATGTTAATCCAATTACATACAAAGCGGCCGTAAAACTAGCTTTTGAAAAAATTGAGCAAAATAGTATTGTGTCTAGTTGGAAAGATTCTATGGTTAGTAGTGGCAAATTAAGAAACCGTTTACACCAATACGTGAATGTTCCCAAATTTGGATGCTTTACAGATTATAAAGAGCGCCCCATCATGAATGCAGAAAAAACCATTAATAAAATTTGGAGCATTGGTGGAAAAAACGGCTGGTACTACGGTAATTTTTTATGGCGTACTAGAGGCTATATTGACAAACTTTTTGGTGGTATAGGCTTAAGGCGCGGACGTACTAACCCCAACCAACTAGACGCTGGAGATGCTTTAGACTTTTGGCGTGTTATTTTTGCTAATAAAAAGCAACAAAAGCTGTTGCTATATGCCGAAATGCGTTTACCCGGAGAAGCTTGGTTAGAATTTAAAATAGAAGAAAATAAACTTAAACAAACAGCAACCTTTAGACCGCGCGGACTTTGGGGCAGGTTGTATTGGTACTCTGTATGGCCATTTCATGGCTTAATTTTCTCTGGTATGATTAATAAACTGGCATACGTAGAAAATTAA
- a CDS encoding SDR family NAD(P)-dependent oxidoreductase, which translates to MRTIIVIGGSKGIGNAIITKLLTFCKVINISRTSPELAHKNLTHFSCDVTQDELPNIKNADTLIYCPGSINLKPISRLSIDDFKNDFEINVLGAVKAIQKYLPILKNAYAPSILMFSTVATKLGMPFHASIAVAKSAVEGLVKSLGAELAPKFQINAIAPTITNTQLASKLLRNDKMIENIKKRHPLKKFLSPTEVADMALFLISDKNTSISGQIFEMDCGIVSFKI; encoded by the coding sequence ATGAGAACAATTATTGTAATTGGCGGAAGCAAAGGCATAGGTAACGCTATAATTACCAAACTTCTTACTTTCTGCAAAGTGATAAACATAAGTAGAACATCTCCTGAACTAGCACATAAAAATTTAACTCATTTTAGCTGCGATGTTACTCAGGATGAACTCCCTAATATTAAGAATGCAGATACATTAATTTATTGTCCCGGAAGTATAAACTTAAAACCTATTTCTAGGTTATCTATTGATGATTTTAAAAATGATTTTGAAATAAACGTCCTTGGTGCTGTTAAAGCCATTCAAAAATACTTACCCATTCTTAAAAACGCCTATGCTCCCTCAATTCTCATGTTTAGTACTGTTGCAACTAAACTAGGCATGCCTTTTCATGCCAGTATAGCTGTGGCAAAATCTGCTGTAGAAGGTTTAGTGAAATCTTTAGGTGCAGAATTAGCTCCCAAATTTCAAATTAATGCCATAGCCCCAACAATTACCAATACACAATTGGCATCAAAACTACTTAGGAATGACAAGATGATTGAAAATATTAAGAAACGGCACCCTCTTAAAAAATTCTTATCCCCTACTGAAGTAGCTGATATGGCGCTATTTTTAATATCTGATAAAAATACATCTATTTCTGGGCAAATATTTGAAATGGATTGTGGTATAGTAAGTTTTAAAATTTAA
- a CDS encoding SRPBCC family protein: MKIYTLHKTQKFPISVTEAWDFLSNPKNLKTITPNYMGFHILSGADKTMYAGQIIQYIVTPVLGIKTKWITEITHCKDQVYFVDEQRFGPYALWHHKHFLKPIDGGVEMEDIIDYKLPLGFIGQLFHPILVKPKLEEIFNYRQKKLIALFGEYQN, from the coding sequence ATGAAAATTTACACCCTACATAAAACTCAAAAGTTCCCAATTTCAGTTACTGAAGCTTGGGATTTTCTAAGTAATCCAAAAAACTTAAAAACAATAACACCCAATTACATGGGGTTTCACATTCTATCTGGAGCAGATAAAACCATGTATGCTGGTCAAATAATTCAATATATAGTAACACCTGTATTAGGAATTAAAACCAAATGGATTACAGAAATTACTCATTGTAAAGACCAGGTTTATTTTGTTGATGAACAACGTTTTGGCCCTTATGCCCTGTGGCATCATAAGCACTTTTTAAAACCTATTGATGGCGGTGTTGAAATGGAAGATATCATTGATTATAAACTGCCTTTAGGATTTATTGGCCAACTGTTCCACCCTATTTTAGTAAAACCTAAATTAGAAGAAATCTTTAATTATCGCCAGAAAAAATTAATAGCATTGTTTGGAGAATACCAAAACTAA
- a CDS encoding glutathione peroxidase has translation MDVLKTFIATLGNKKKPHKLPVNSIYDISINALNGSPINLSKFKGKYILFVNVASKCGFTPQYQDLQKLHETYSDNLQVIGVPCNQFGGQEPGNTEEIKSFCEINYGVSFLITEKIDVKGKKQHALYTWLTQKINNGKTNSSVKWNFQKYLVDPNGNLIDFYLPYTKPLSKNIIKHL, from the coding sequence ATGGATGTACTCAAAACTTTTATAGCCACCCTTGGCAACAAAAAAAAGCCTCATAAACTACCTGTTAATTCTATTTATGATATTAGCATCAATGCTCTTAATGGTAGCCCTATAAATTTATCTAAATTTAAAGGAAAGTATATACTGTTTGTTAATGTTGCCTCTAAATGCGGTTTTACACCACAATACCAAGATTTGCAAAAACTACATGAAACTTACAGCGATAATTTACAAGTTATTGGTGTGCCTTGTAATCAATTTGGAGGACAAGAACCTGGTAATACAGAAGAAATAAAATCGTTTTGCGAAATTAATTATGGTGTTAGTTTTCTAATTACTGAAAAAATAGATGTTAAAGGAAAAAAACAACACGCTTTATACACTTGGTTAACCCAAAAAATTAACAACGGTAAAACAAACTCTAGCGTTAAGTGGAACTTTCAAAAATACTTAGTAGACCCAAATGGTAACTTAATTGATTTCTATTTGCCTTATACCAAACCATTAAGTAAAAACATTATTAAACATTTATAA
- a CDS encoding TetR/AcrR family transcriptional regulator, whose translation MSDKKRISKQDIIKQFMNYVLEHNANPNSVYTFAKLNGFNEAEFYKYFASFEAIEKDIFETFSTNTIKVLNSSEDYNAFDARNKLLSFYYTFFENLTANRSYIKLILNKHKNSFKGLKTLSGLKQHYTNYVGELDIQTLDVKQEQLEKLQDSALKESAWIQLLITIKFWLEDTSVSFEKTDVFIEKSVNTTFDVLDVAPLKSVIDLGKFLFKEQFQMN comes from the coding sequence ATGTCTGATAAAAAAAGAATTTCAAAGCAAGATATTATTAAGCAGTTTATGAACTATGTTCTAGAGCATAATGCTAATCCTAATTCTGTGTATACTTTTGCTAAACTAAATGGCTTTAATGAAGCCGAATTCTACAAGTATTTTGCTTCTTTTGAAGCCATTGAGAAAGATATTTTTGAAACGTTCTCTACAAATACAATTAAGGTTTTAAATAGTAGTGAAGATTATAATGCTTTTGATGCAAGAAACAAACTATTAAGCTTTTATTACACTTTTTTTGAAAATCTAACCGCTAACAGAAGTTATATTAAACTTATTTTAAATAAACATAAAAACTCTTTTAAGGGCTTAAAAACACTAAGTGGTCTAAAACAACATTACACAAACTATGTGGGTGAATTAGACATACAAACACTAGATGTTAAACAAGAACAGTTAGAAAAACTCCAAGATAGCGCCTTAAAAGAATCGGCGTGGATACAACTTTTAATAACCATAAAATTTTGGTTAGAAGATACTTCTGTTTCATTTGAAAAAACCGATGTATTTATAGAGAAATCTGTAAACACCACATTTGATGTTTTAGATGTAGCTCCATTAAAAAGTGTTATAGACTTGGGTAAATTTCTTTTTAAGGAGCAATTTCAAATGAATTAA